One region of Gorilla gorilla gorilla isolate KB3781 chromosome 13, NHGRI_mGorGor1-v2.1_pri, whole genome shotgun sequence genomic DNA includes:
- the CDK20 gene encoding cyclin-dependent kinase 20 isoform X9, translating to MDQYCILGRIGEGAHGIVFKAKHVETGEIVALKKVALRRLEDGFPNQALREIKALQEMEDNQYVVQLKAVFPHGGGFVLAFEFMLSDLAEVVRHAQRPLAQAQVKSYLQMLLKGVAFCHANNIVHRDLKPANLLISASGQLKIADFGLARVFSPDGSRLYTHQVATRWYRAPELLYGARQYDQGVDLWSVGCIMGELLNGSPLFPGKNDIEQLCYVLRILGTPNPQVWPELTELPDYNKISFKEQVPMPLEEVLPDVSPQALDLLGQFLLYPPRQRIAASKMSYAWVPSPHDAACCCALCSLLSSPRGSPPSVLLHSSPACPSI from the exons ATGGACCAGTACTGCATCCTGGGCCGCATCGGGGAGGGCGCCCACGGCATCGTCTTCAAGGCCAAGCACGTGGAG ACTGGCGAGATAGTTGCCCTCAAGAAGGTGGCCCTAAGGCGGTTGGAGGACGGCTTCCCTAACCAGGCCCTGCGGGAGATTAAGGCTCTGCAGGAGATGGAGGACAATCAGTAT GTGGTGCAACTGAAGGCTGTGTTCCCACACGGTGGAGGCTTTGTGCTGGCCTTTGAGTTCATGCTGTCGGATCTGGCCGAGGTGGTGCGCCATGCCCAGAGGCCACTAGCGCAGGCACAGGTCAAGAGCTACCTGCAGATGCTGCTCAAGGGCGTCGCCTTCTGCCATGCCAACAACATTGTACATCGG GACCTGAAACCTGCCAACCTGCTCATCAGCGCCTCAGGCCAGCTCAAGATAGCGGACTTTGGCCTGGCTCGAGTCTTTTCCCCAGACGGCAGCCGCCTCTACACACACCAGGTGGCCACCAG GTGGTACCGAGCCCCCGAGCTCCTGTATGGTGCCCGCCAGTATGACCAGGGCGTCGATCTGTG GTCTGTGGGCTGCATCATGGGGGAGCTGTTGAATGGGTCCCCCCTTTTCCCGGGCAAGAACGATATTGAACAGCTTTGCTATGTGCTTCGCATCTTGGGCACCCCAAACCCTCAAGTCTGGCCG GAGCTCACTGAGCTGCCGGACTACAACAAGATCTCCTTTAAGGAGCAGGTGCCCATGCCCCTGGAGGAGGTGCTGCCCGACGTCTCTCCCCAggcattggatctgctgggtcaatTCCTCCTCTACCCTCCTCGCCAGCGCATCGCAGCTTCCAAG ATGTCATATGCTTGGGTGCCATCACCTCATGACGCTGCCTGCTGTTGTGCCCTGTGCTCACTCCTCTCCAGCCCCAGGG GCTCTCCTCCATCAGTACTTCTTCACAGCTCCCCTGCCTGCCCATCCATCTGA
- the CDK20 gene encoding cyclin-dependent kinase 20 isoform X7 has protein sequence MDQYCILGRIGEGAHGIVFKAKHVETGEIVALKKVALRRLEDGFPNQALREIKALQEMEDNQYVVQLKAVFPHGGGFVLAFEFMLSDLAEVVRHAQRPLAQAQVKSYLQMLLKGVAFCHANNIVHRDLKPANLLISASGQLKIADFGLARVFSPDGSRLYTHQVATRWYRAPELLYGARQYDQGVDLWSVGCIMGELLNGSPLFPGKNDIEQLCYVLRILGTPNPQVWPCLSKLCTESSSESARGWMKEYRGGSSLSCRTTTRSPLRSRCPCPWRRCCPTSLPRHWICWVNSSSTLLASASQLPRLSSISTSSQLPCLPIHLSCRFLSV, from the exons ATGGACCAGTACTGCATCCTGGGCCGCATCGGGGAGGGCGCCCACGGCATCGTCTTCAAGGCCAAGCACGTGGAG ACTGGCGAGATAGTTGCCCTCAAGAAGGTGGCCCTAAGGCGGTTGGAGGACGGCTTCCCTAACCAGGCCCTGCGGGAGATTAAGGCTCTGCAGGAGATGGAGGACAATCAGTAT GTGGTGCAACTGAAGGCTGTGTTCCCACACGGTGGAGGCTTTGTGCTGGCCTTTGAGTTCATGCTGTCGGATCTGGCCGAGGTGGTGCGCCATGCCCAGAGGCCACTAGCGCAGGCACAGGTCAAGAGCTACCTGCAGATGCTGCTCAAGGGCGTCGCCTTCTGCCATGCCAACAACATTGTACATCGG GACCTGAAACCTGCCAACCTGCTCATCAGCGCCTCAGGCCAGCTCAAGATAGCGGACTTTGGCCTGGCTCGAGTCTTTTCCCCAGACGGCAGCCGCCTCTACACACACCAGGTGGCCACCAG GTGGTACCGAGCCCCCGAGCTCCTGTATGGTGCCCGCCAGTATGACCAGGGCGTCGATCTGTG GTCTGTGGGCTGCATCATGGGGGAGCTGTTGAATGGGTCCCCCCTTTTCCCGGGCAAGAACGATATTGAACAGCTTTGCTATGTGCTTCGCATCTTGGGCACCCCAAACCCTCAAGTCTGGCCG TGTCTCAGCAAGCTGTGCACAGAGTCGTCATCTGAGAGCGCAAGGGGATGGATGAAGGAATACAGGGgtgg GAGCTCACTGAGCTGCCGGACTACAACAAGATCTCCTTTAAGGAGCAGGTGCCCATGCCCCTGGAGGAGGTGCTGCCCGACGTCTCTCCCCAggcattggatctgctgggtcaatTCCTCCTCTACCCTCCTCGCCAGCGCATCGCAGCTTCCAAG GCTCTCCTCCATCAGTACTTCTTCACAGCTCCCCTGCCTGCCCATCCATCTGAGCTGCCGATTCCTCAGCGTCTAG